One Orrella dioscoreae genomic window carries:
- a CDS encoding putative periplasmic lipoprotein codes for MKTTLPFFLCAVVLAGCAKPAPSPVVIPSETQVKQGTAEPVKK; via the coding sequence ATGAAGACCACCCTGCCTTTCTTCCTGTGCGCCGTCGTCCTGGCTGGCTGCGCGAAGCCTGCGCCGTCGCCGGTGGTGATTCCTTCCGAAACGCAGGTGAAGCAGGGGACCGCGGAGCCGGTGAAGAAATAG
- a CDS encoding Panacea domain-containing protein yields MFDEQRIAQAAGYFLHQRGGRMSYLKLMKLLYLADRESLARHGSSISGDEYFSLNNGPVLSRTLNLISGMTQSEKGGWETWVSDKDKHEVSLGRHVESIGDFDELSKADIEVLSAVWAKFGHMTRWQIRDFTHDQRNVPEWENPNGSRKPIAVRSILQNVGRSPEQIEDDIRAQSSRDAMDQFFDSIPA; encoded by the coding sequence ATGTTCGATGAGCAGCGCATAGCGCAGGCCGCCGGCTACTTCCTTCATCAGCGTGGTGGGCGTATGTCCTACTTGAAATTGATGAAGTTGCTCTATCTTGCCGATCGTGAAAGTTTGGCACGGCACGGCTCGTCTATATCTGGGGATGAGTACTTTTCGTTGAACAATGGGCCAGTTCTTTCCCGTACGCTGAATCTCATTAGCGGGATGACTCAGTCTGAAAAGGGAGGCTGGGAAACCTGGGTCTCTGACAAGGATAAGCACGAAGTCAGCCTGGGGCGCCACGTTGAGTCAATTGGAGATTTCGACGAACTCTCGAAAGCCGATATTGAAGTGCTTTCGGCAGTGTGGGCTAAGTTTGGGCACATGACTCGTTGGCAGATACGTGACTTTACTCACGATCAGCGAAATGTCCCGGAATGGGAAAATCCAAACGGCTCAAGAAAACCTATCGCCGTTCGTTCAATTCTTCAGAACGTCGGCCGATCGCCCGAGCAAATTGAAGACGACATTAGGGCGCAATCATCCCGTGATGCGATGGATCAGTTCTTCGACTCGATCCCTGCCTGA
- a CDS encoding helix-turn-helix domain-containing protein, which yields MSTRNLDSELIDSLGGTAQVAQLCEVTTGAVSQWRTNGIPKAWLKFFAAHKPEIYKLWEATRPEADRSQEPAHA from the coding sequence ATGAGCACACGAAACCTTGACTCCGAATTGATCGACTCCCTAGGCGGAACCGCCCAAGTGGCTCAGCTCTGCGAGGTGACCACGGGGGCGGTTTCTCAATGGAGAACCAACGGTATCCCCAAAGCTTGGCTGAAGTTCTTCGCGGCGCATAAGCCGGAAATCTACAAGCTGTGGGAGGCGACCAGGCCTGAAGCCGATCGATCCCAGGAGCCCGCCCATGCGTGA
- a CDS encoding iron-containing redox enzyme family protein, protein MNTVTEIPVPASDSKQAQEIYLQHVSILANQVYKSRALDNEFYKLWMKEKLNPTQLEIFADNYYHWIAPTVDRLAMTFVATKDLISRIEILHNIRDELGGGHLDGVHIFVLRRWLDGLLTKNAGHPFKNVDPSTTVLLPATSALTTKSLELCVRSAPCANGAILAQEWHAYTQFVMLYEGFRQYMQAYELDEFHDLCEYLYIHIGWAEKEHKEQSIITAVRSCANDQDLAELEYGYNTFIDLLGDFWDQLHKEIVAH, encoded by the coding sequence GTGAACACTGTCACCGAAATCCCTGTCCCAGCCTCCGACTCTAAGCAAGCGCAGGAAATATATCTCCAGCATGTGTCGATACTGGCAAATCAAGTTTATAAAAGCCGGGCGCTCGATAACGAATTCTACAAATTATGGATGAAAGAAAAGCTCAACCCGACGCAGTTGGAGATCTTTGCCGATAACTATTATCACTGGATCGCACCCACAGTAGATCGCTTGGCAATGACATTCGTTGCAACCAAGGATCTGATCTCGCGCATTGAGATTCTGCATAACATCCGCGATGAGTTGGGCGGCGGACACCTGGATGGCGTCCACATTTTCGTTCTGCGACGTTGGCTGGATGGACTTCTCACCAAGAACGCGGGTCATCCTTTCAAGAATGTGGACCCCTCCACCACTGTCCTGCTTCCGGCCACGAGTGCCCTTACGACAAAGAGCCTCGAACTGTGCGTCCGCAGCGCCCCCTGTGCTAACGGAGCAATCTTGGCTCAAGAGTGGCACGCATACACTCAGTTCGTAATGCTATACGAAGGATTTCGGCAGTATATGCAGGCATACGAACTCGATGAGTTCCACGACCTGTGTGAGTATCTCTACATCCACATCGGATGGGCTGAAAAAGAGCACAAAGAACAGAGCATAATCACCGCAGTGCGATCATGCGCGAACGACCAGGATCTAGCTGAGCTGGAGTATGGCTACAACACGTTCATTGATCTTCTAGGTGACTTCTGGGATCAGCTGCATAAAGAGATAGTCGCGCATTAG
- a CDS encoding S24 family peptidase, translating into MTFQERIQLAYQRESDRRADSGEARLTKTELWKAAGATSGAATHWFKGSNGMDMAACLKVAPLLRVNPQWLYDGSGKMDAKVPAAPTSVTPAPWPLPAIPRERIESLAPAQLERLQGAIAFALAQVEQDVLVAPKPQGKRGSTVNLDDAPDDFPIGQREKMPWEGGWKPTPAGDLPLRLQDRGGVVANVSPGAPPAANDRFEKVPELGEVKLAAGEGIENDAEETTGHVQFRRSFLRSVGADGGRGRVVYAKGNSMEPHIKDGWAVLVVPGEFISVRELTPNSIYAINYDGKMIVKAVVKDPRTDRWVARSANPSHPDIVLEGDEAVVRVLGRVVWAGGLLREGESTQWVRR; encoded by the coding sequence ATGACCTTTCAGGAACGCATTCAACTCGCCTACCAGCGAGAGTCGGACCGCCGCGCCGACTCCGGCGAGGCTCGTCTGACGAAAACGGAACTCTGGAAAGCAGCGGGAGCCACCTCCGGTGCCGCGACACACTGGTTCAAGGGGTCGAACGGGATGGACATGGCCGCCTGCCTGAAGGTGGCGCCCTTGCTACGAGTCAACCCCCAGTGGCTCTATGACGGGTCCGGCAAGATGGATGCGAAGGTGCCGGCTGCCCCGACATCGGTTACGCCCGCCCCCTGGCCGCTCCCCGCCATCCCCAGAGAACGAATCGAATCTCTCGCTCCCGCGCAGTTGGAGCGGCTGCAGGGTGCAATCGCGTTTGCCCTCGCCCAGGTCGAGCAGGATGTGCTTGTGGCGCCGAAGCCGCAGGGCAAGCGAGGCAGCACTGTCAACCTGGATGATGCTCCGGACGATTTCCCGATAGGGCAGCGCGAGAAGATGCCCTGGGAAGGTGGCTGGAAGCCGACGCCGGCCGGGGATTTGCCCCTGCGCCTGCAGGACCGCGGCGGCGTGGTCGCCAACGTCTCGCCAGGTGCGCCCCCGGCGGCTAATGATCGATTCGAGAAAGTGCCCGAGCTGGGCGAGGTGAAGCTGGCGGCAGGTGAAGGCATCGAGAATGACGCCGAGGAGACGACTGGGCACGTCCAGTTCCGTCGCTCTTTCCTGCGCTCAGTCGGCGCCGATGGTGGCCGTGGCCGCGTGGTCTACGCCAAGGGCAACAGCATGGAGCCCCACATCAAGGATGGTTGGGCAGTCCTGGTCGTGCCGGGAGAGTTCATTAGCGTGCGCGAACTCACACCCAACAGCATCTATGCCATCAACTATGACGGAAAGATGATTGTGAAGGCAGTGGTGAAAGATCCTCGTACTGACAGGTGGGTGGCCAGATCAGCTAACCCCTCACATCCTGATATCGTGCTGGAGGGAGACGAGGCCGTGGTGCGCGTCTTGGGGCGCGTGGTGTGGGCAGGCGGCTTGCTGCGAGAAGGCGAATCTACGCAGTGGGTGCGAAGATGA
- a CDS encoding DUF4224 domain-containing protein, with the protein MSEFAEDDDLFAITGYRRATEQRKVLDEEGIPYKPRGTKTLVLKIHVRAWFEGAPIRRHAEPNMGAIT; encoded by the coding sequence ATGTCTGAATTTGCCGAGGATGATGACCTCTTCGCGATCACCGGCTACCGGCGCGCGACCGAGCAGCGCAAGGTGCTGGACGAAGAAGGCATCCCCTACAAGCCCCGAGGCACCAAAACCCTGGTCCTGAAGATCCACGTCCGCGCGTGGTTCGAAGGCGCCCCCATCCGCCGCCACGCCGAGCCCAACATGGGCGCCATCACATGA
- a CDS encoding PIN domain-containing protein — protein sequence MVLDACVLMSGIVRRLMLRLAEAGAFQPVWSERIGDEWRRNAARIWQIDPQRLADEWADMQRRFPLADCGDAQGFEQGLKYSDAKDWHVIATARAAQGASAENVAILTWNLKDFNRSELRRMGLRALDPDRYLSERWQQDATQLALACETIAQDAASLGGTPQPLREALRRERLYRLQALAAPA from the coding sequence GTGGTGCTGGATGCCTGCGTGCTGATGTCGGGCATCGTGCGCCGGCTGATGCTGCGGCTGGCCGAGGCAGGGGCATTCCAGCCAGTCTGGAGCGAGCGTATCGGCGACGAATGGCGGCGCAATGCGGCGCGCATCTGGCAGATCGATCCGCAGCGCCTGGCCGATGAGTGGGCCGACATGCAGCGCCGATTTCCGTTGGCGGATTGCGGCGACGCCCAGGGCTTCGAGCAGGGCTTGAAGTACAGCGATGCGAAGGACTGGCACGTCATTGCCACCGCGCGGGCAGCGCAAGGCGCCAGCGCGGAAAACGTGGCGATCCTGACGTGGAACCTGAAGGACTTCAACCGTTCCGAATTGCGCCGCATGGGCTTGCGTGCGCTGGACCCGGATCGGTATCTGTCCGAACGCTGGCAGCAGGATGCGACGCAGCTTGCCCTGGCCTGCGAGACGATCGCGCAGGATGCGGCGTCGTTGGGCGGCACGCCGCAGCCGCTGCGGGAGGCATTACGGCGGGAACGTCTTTATCGGCTGCAGGCCCTGGCCGCGCCGGCTTGA
- a CDS encoding site-specific integrase: MTGKFPHFRHHSRKRKNGKVVTYYFYDRRGQGEPDIPLGTDYDQALAKWKEIRFDAPRIAGTIEEAFKAWELDEKSGLLSYANKGTRDGYKKQLRRIRPVFGPATWESVQFIHLTTYLDRRSAKTQGNREMSLLQVIWNWARKKGYTACTWPAAGMERSRWKNKENAREFEVTDMIFTAVYLAGDQVLQDAMDVSSATGMRLQDTISVILPMDEMLRLRASKTKKKADFDLSLSAVLPSLIARRRSIKADHLMLVSTPTGKRVSYNMLRDRWEFAREWAALNMDAAGEDELAAEIRAMFLRDMRSYASDQAETDEEAAKLLQHSSINVTRKHYRNRPTRLKVVR, from the coding sequence ATGACAGGAAAATTCCCGCACTTCCGCCACCACAGCCGCAAGCGCAAGAATGGCAAGGTGGTCACGTATTACTTCTACGACAGACGGGGCCAGGGCGAGCCCGATATCCCACTGGGCACCGACTACGACCAGGCGCTGGCCAAGTGGAAGGAAATTCGATTCGACGCGCCGCGCATCGCCGGCACGATCGAAGAGGCTTTCAAGGCCTGGGAACTGGACGAAAAATCCGGCCTGCTGTCCTACGCCAACAAGGGCACGCGCGATGGCTACAAGAAGCAGCTGCGACGCATCCGCCCAGTGTTTGGCCCTGCCACCTGGGAATCGGTCCAGTTCATCCATCTCACGACCTACCTGGATCGCCGGTCCGCCAAAACGCAGGGCAACCGCGAAATGTCGCTGCTCCAAGTCATCTGGAACTGGGCTCGGAAGAAAGGCTACACCGCGTGCACGTGGCCAGCGGCTGGTATGGAACGGTCACGCTGGAAGAACAAGGAGAACGCGCGAGAATTCGAAGTTACCGACATGATTTTCACGGCCGTCTATCTCGCTGGGGACCAAGTGCTGCAGGATGCCATGGACGTGAGCAGCGCCACGGGCATGCGCCTCCAGGACACCATATCGGTGATTTTGCCCATGGACGAAATGCTCCGCCTGCGTGCGAGCAAGACCAAAAAGAAAGCCGACTTTGACCTGTCGCTGTCGGCAGTGCTGCCCAGTCTCATCGCACGGCGCCGGTCCATCAAAGCCGACCACCTCATGCTGGTCTCGACCCCCACAGGCAAGCGGGTCTCGTACAACATGCTGCGCGACCGCTGGGAATTTGCCCGGGAGTGGGCGGCGCTGAACATGGATGCCGCGGGCGAGGACGAATTGGCGGCCGAGATTCGCGCCATGTTCCTGCGCGACATGCGAAGCTACGCGAGCGACCAGGCAGAGACGGACGAGGAAGCGGCCAAACTCCTTCAGCACAGTTCCATCAACGTCACCAGGAAGCACTACCGGAACAGGCCTACAAGGCTGAAAGTGGTGCGGTAA
- a CDS encoding ParB/RepB/Spo0J family partition protein produces the protein MTNPAPASFKQLIKSGAIKRADAMKIPYKDLHIEPGFNERDRTEDFDQSVRELADYILSGGTYPPLECRVADDGKVFVVDGHRRHEAIGLAIKAGAPIEWVDIRQFVGNDADRVARIVTSAQGRPLSPLETSRVYKRLQGFGLSPADIAKKVSRSLQHVNELLTLANANTDVQKHVSEGAVSAKNAAALVRQHGERAGAVLDGKLAEAKAQGKAKVTAKSLAPRSTPTQEAPAAPPAAPATPAAPVVAQAPAPAPAPAPSGMPPEPSDNMVAAGVRAVRNFQRSDECRVMAEQEAVAAGVRAAYSAMYREFTETGS, from the coding sequence ATGACCAACCCCGCCCCGGCTTCCTTCAAGCAATTGATCAAGTCCGGCGCCATCAAGCGCGCCGACGCCATGAAGATCCCCTACAAGGATCTGCACATCGAACCCGGCTTCAACGAGCGCGACCGCACTGAAGACTTCGACCAGTCCGTGCGCGAGCTGGCCGACTACATCCTCTCCGGCGGCACCTACCCTCCCCTGGAATGCCGCGTCGCTGACGATGGCAAAGTGTTCGTGGTCGACGGCCACCGCCGCCATGAGGCCATCGGCCTGGCGATCAAGGCGGGCGCGCCCATCGAATGGGTCGATATCCGCCAGTTCGTCGGCAACGACGCCGACCGCGTCGCCCGCATCGTCACCAGCGCCCAGGGCCGCCCCCTCTCCCCTCTGGAAACCTCCCGCGTCTACAAGCGCCTGCAGGGGTTCGGGCTCTCGCCCGCCGATATCGCGAAGAAGGTCAGCCGCTCGCTCCAACACGTGAACGAACTGCTGACGCTGGCCAACGCCAACACCGACGTGCAGAAACACGTTTCGGAAGGTGCGGTATCGGCCAAGAACGCGGCGGCGCTGGTCCGCCAGCACGGCGAGCGCGCCGGCGCTGTCCTGGACGGCAAGCTGGCCGAGGCGAAGGCACAAGGGAAGGCCAAGGTCACCGCGAAAAGCTTGGCACCCAGATCCACGCCCACACAGGAGGCCCCGGCAGCGCCTCCAGCTGCGCCGGCCACGCCGGCTGCCCCGGTGGTCGCCCAAGCGCCCGCCCCCGCGCCTGCGCCTGCGCCGTCCGGCATGCCGCCCGAGCCCTCCGACAACATGGTTGCCGCAGGCGTGCGCGCAGTGCGGAATTTCCAGCGCAGCGATGAATGCCGCGTCATGGCCGAGCAGGAGGCAGTGGCGGCCGGCGTGCGTGCCGCCTACAGCGCCATGTACCGCGAATTCACCGAGACGGGATCCTGA
- a CDS encoding threonine ammonia-lyase: MIELADVQAARARLAGQVLNSPFSHSRTLSDILHAEVWLKFENLQFTASFKERGALNRMLALSEAERRQGVLAVSAGNHAQGVAYHAQRMGVPAVIVMPRFTPTVKVANTRRFGAEVALAGDSFDDAKTHGLSLAESRGLTLIHPFDDDAVIAGQGTVALEMLEARPDLDVIIVPVGGGGLIGGIATAAKALKPGIEIVGVQTERYPAMHADRHGGSPEPGQYTIAEGIAVKAPGELTKALVRQRVDRIELVTESDIEHAIVMLLEIEKTVVEGAGAVGLATLLHAHEQGNERYRGKRIALVLSGGNIDPLMLGELIERGMVRAGRLARIRVDLRDLPGALARATSIIAEAQANVAEVHHQRAFTLLPVQTVEVDFVIQARGHDHVREVIDRLNAAGFVAGRHDH; encoded by the coding sequence ATGATCGAACTCGCCGATGTCCAGGCCGCCCGTGCGCGGCTGGCCGGGCAGGTCCTGAACTCACCCTTTTCGCATTCGCGCACGCTCTCGGACATCCTGCATGCCGAGGTCTGGCTGAAGTTCGAGAACCTGCAGTTCACGGCCTCCTTCAAGGAGCGCGGCGCGCTCAATCGTATGCTGGCCCTGTCCGAGGCAGAACGTCGCCAGGGCGTGCTCGCCGTGTCGGCCGGCAACCACGCGCAGGGCGTGGCCTATCACGCGCAGCGCATGGGCGTCCCGGCGGTCATCGTCATGCCGCGCTTCACGCCCACGGTGAAAGTGGCCAACACGCGCCGCTTCGGGGCCGAGGTCGCGCTGGCGGGCGACTCCTTTGACGACGCCAAGACGCACGGCCTGTCGCTGGCCGAATCGCGTGGCTTGACGCTGATCCATCCCTTCGATGACGATGCCGTCATTGCCGGGCAAGGCACCGTCGCGCTGGAAATGCTGGAGGCGCGCCCTGACCTGGATGTGATCATCGTGCCGGTGGGCGGCGGCGGGCTGATTGGCGGCATCGCCACGGCAGCCAAGGCCTTGAAGCCCGGCATCGAAATCGTCGGCGTGCAGACCGAGCGTTACCCCGCCATGCATGCCGACCGTCATGGCGGTTCACCGGAGCCGGGCCAATACACCATTGCCGAAGGCATCGCGGTCAAGGCGCCGGGCGAGCTGACCAAGGCGCTGGTGCGCCAGCGCGTGGACCGCATCGAGCTGGTCACGGAAAGCGATATCGAACACGCCATCGTGATGCTGCTGGAAATCGAAAAGACCGTGGTCGAAGGCGCGGGCGCCGTCGGGCTGGCCACGCTGCTGCACGCGCACGAGCAGGGCAACGAGCGCTATCGCGGCAAGCGCATTGCGCTGGTGCTGTCGGGCGGGAACATCGACCCGTTGATGCTGGGCGAGCTGATCGAGCGCGGCATGGTGCGCGCCGGACGCCTGGCCCGCATCCGCGTGGACCTGCGCGACCTGCCGGGCGCGCTGGCGCGTGCCACGTCCATCATCGCCGAGGCGCAGGCCAACGTGGCCGAGGTGCATCACCAGCGCGCGTTCACCTTGCTGCCGGTGCAGACGGTGGAAGTGGATTTCGTCATCCAGGCGCGCGGGCATGACCATGTGCGGGAGGTGATCGACCGCCTGAATGCCGCGGGGTTCGTGGCAGGGCGGCATGATCATTGA
- the ssb gene encoding single-stranded DNA-binding protein — protein sequence MASVNKVIIVGNLGRDPEVRYSPDGAAICTVSIATTSQWKDRNTGEKREDTEWHRVVFYNRLAEIAGEYLKKGRSVYIEGRLKTRKWTDRQGVERYTTEIIADQMQMLGGREGGGQGGQRQATSAEDYQATREGRAAPPADNPANAGVGGVADLHDDIPF from the coding sequence ATGGCCAGCGTCAACAAGGTAATCATCGTCGGCAACCTCGGGCGAGATCCCGAGGTCCGCTACTCGCCCGATGGCGCAGCCATCTGCACCGTGTCGATCGCCACCACCAGCCAGTGGAAAGACAGGAACACCGGTGAAAAGCGCGAGGACACGGAATGGCACCGCGTTGTGTTCTACAACCGGCTGGCCGAGATCGCTGGCGAGTATCTGAAGAAAGGCCGCTCGGTCTACATCGAGGGAAGACTGAAGACCCGAAAATGGACGGATCGACAGGGGGTCGAGCGCTACACCACCGAAATCATCGCCGACCAGATGCAGATGCTGGGCGGGCGTGAGGGTGGCGGCCAAGGTGGGCAGCGCCAGGCCACTTCAGCCGAGGACTATCAGGCTACGCGCGAAGGCCGCGCCGCGCCCCCGGCAGACAACCCCGCAAACGCTGGTGTCGGCGGGGTTGCTGATCTGCATGATGACATTCCGTTCTAG
- a CDS encoding HNH endonuclease signature motif containing protein yields the protein MSSPCIEWTGRRDDCGYGRVQAGGRSVGAHRLAYVRANGLFLDDIKGLVVMHKCDNPCCHNPDHLLLGTKGDNNRDRAAKGRNAISERRKLSNQEAEAIRAAYIPNNRDHSQRALAKRYGVTQRVVLRIVKGVNYK from the coding sequence ATGAGCAGCCCTTGCATTGAATGGACCGGGCGCCGAGACGACTGCGGCTATGGGCGCGTTCAGGCGGGCGGCCGCTCCGTCGGTGCTCACCGGCTGGCATATGTCAGAGCAAACGGGCTTTTCCTTGATGACATCAAGGGCCTCGTCGTCATGCACAAGTGCGACAACCCGTGCTGCCACAACCCGGACCATTTGCTGCTAGGCACGAAAGGCGACAACAACCGAGACCGGGCTGCCAAGGGGCGCAACGCGATATCGGAACGGCGGAAGCTCAGCAACCAAGAAGCAGAGGCCATCCGAGCCGCCTACATCCCCAACAACAGGGACCACAGCCAGAGAGCGCTAGCAAAGAGATATGGCGTCACCCAACGCGTCGTCCTGCGGATCGTAAAGGGAGTGAACTACAAATGA
- a CDS encoding DUF1090 domain-containing protein: protein MTLTHLFPRAAVTLLLGACALTAQAEPAMGCKAKIDGIRAELDRARAENNTRKADGLQKALSEASANCTDAGLKAERDERVREKEEKVAERQRELQEERADGDREDIAKAERKLMDAEAELAEARREQAQP from the coding sequence ATGACCCTGACCCATCTTTTTCCCCGCGCGGCGGTGACCCTGTTGCTGGGCGCCTGCGCACTGACCGCGCAAGCCGAACCCGCCATGGGTTGCAAGGCCAAGATCGATGGCATTCGCGCCGAACTGGATCGCGCCCGCGCCGAGAACAACACGCGCAAGGCCGATGGCCTGCAGAAGGCCCTGTCCGAGGCCAGCGCCAATTGCACCGATGCCGGCCTGAAGGCCGAGCGTGACGAACGTGTGCGCGAAAAAGAAGAGAAGGTTGCCGAGCGCCAGCGCGAACTGCAGGAAGAGCGCGCTGACGGCGACCGCGAAGACATCGCCAAGGCCGAGCGCAAGCTGATGGACGCCGAGGCCGAGCTGGCCGAGGCGCGCCGCGAGCAGGCGCAGCCCTGA
- a CDS encoding type VI secretion system-associated protein TagO: MAVLAVSAVVVGCKQEVNAQAPARPVPTSEEHAPAKPAGASAPAEQAVAGPEVDPKQVARCAAQVNSVTRLACYDALAMAAGLAPRSEPVADAAAGKWRLSKDIDPLNDKAVFFAMLDAETGKGKYGGRIGLIVRCKDNRTELYINWASYLGGDTTLVTHRVDKEEAVSSRWGLSTDSKATFFPGSPVPTLKRLAESTSFVANVTPYNESPITAVFNTTGAGEALADLRKACNW; the protein is encoded by the coding sequence ATGGCTGTATTGGCGGTGTCGGCGGTGGTGGTAGGTTGCAAGCAAGAGGTCAATGCTCAGGCTCCTGCCCGACCGGTTCCGACAAGTGAGGAACACGCGCCAGCAAAACCCGCGGGCGCTTCAGCACCGGCAGAGCAAGCCGTAGCAGGGCCGGAAGTGGACCCAAAACAGGTGGCTAGGTGTGCGGCCCAAGTGAATAGCGTGACTCGACTCGCTTGTTATGACGCTTTGGCCATGGCGGCCGGACTGGCTCCTCGGTCGGAGCCCGTGGCCGATGCTGCGGCAGGGAAATGGAGGCTGTCAAAAGACATTGACCCCCTGAACGACAAAGCTGTTTTCTTCGCGATGCTCGATGCCGAAACTGGCAAGGGGAAGTATGGCGGTCGCATCGGTCTGATCGTTCGATGCAAAGACAATCGGACCGAGCTCTATATCAACTGGGCTTCTTATTTGGGCGGGGACACAACACTTGTCACCCATCGCGTAGACAAGGAGGAGGCGGTCAGTTCGAGGTGGGGTCTATCTACGGACAGCAAGGCGACCTTCTTTCCTGGGTCGCCTGTCCCAACCCTGAAGCGCTTGGCAGAGAGTACAAGTTTCGTCGCCAACGTCACGCCTTACAACGAGAGCCCTATTACGGCCGTATTCAACACGACTGGTGCAGGTGAAGCCCTGGCGGATCTCCGCAAGGCCTGCAATTGGTGA
- a CDS encoding DUF4406 domain-containing protein encodes MKLYLAGPMTGHPDLNFPAFHEMAARLRGLGHEIINPAEINTNPGAAWTDCMRADIAQLVTCEGVVTLPGWERSRGARIEVMLAGELGMSVLDAARLVGDVVPRAPAEVLA; translated from the coding sequence ATGAAACTCTATCTCGCCGGTCCGATGACCGGTCACCCCGATCTCAATTTCCCCGCGTTCCATGAAATGGCGGCGCGCCTTCGCGGCCTGGGGCACGAGATCATCAACCCCGCAGAGATCAACACGAACCCCGGCGCCGCCTGGACGGACTGCATGCGCGCTGACATCGCACAGCTGGTGACCTGCGAGGGCGTGGTGACTCTGCCGGGCTGGGAGCGCTCGCGCGGCGCGCGTATCGAGGTGATGCTGGCCGGCGAGTTGGGCATGTCGGTGCTGGACGCCGCTCGCCTGGTCGGGGATGTGGTGCCGCGCGCGCCGGCCGAGGTGCTGGCATGA
- a CDS encoding MFS transporter: MAFALTQLDNSVVNVSLVALGQEFSSPLSKTQWIITAYALAFSTLLLLAGTISDRFGHGQTFRAGMIAFAAASMGCALSYSANTLIFFRTVQGVSAAFLIPSALALINRYGADSPEARTKAIGWWMAAGGVALTVGPLIGAAFSQAGLWRGVFLINIPLALFAVITIREYGNDAVDEKKDRSEAHDYWNHAIAIAGLLGWAITFILLTAREYRLALACGLGSIVVTLFLVHIERKLPKPVFLRIRDWSFRCRRILLLGLSINACIYSLLLGVSLFGQIGLGLSPIETGLLLVPYAVFVSISNVVGGRVAAKFGGPFSIALGLGIACVGYAFLCGTLPSAPYVSLLFGSIVVSLGIGVVVTAMTASYMADLPSQDSGSGAAMLNAARQLGSAVGVAIVSMLWTNGGATGIQIMTGISAVLCAIFCFLFARELPPAEKTAGWVE; this comes from the coding sequence ATGGCTTTCGCTCTTACGCAACTTGACAATTCGGTTGTCAACGTCAGCCTTGTCGCGCTTGGCCAGGAGTTTTCGAGTCCGCTTTCCAAGACCCAATGGATCATTACCGCGTACGCTCTTGCATTCTCGACACTGCTGCTCCTGGCCGGAACCATCAGCGATCGATTCGGACATGGACAGACCTTTCGCGCAGGGATGATTGCATTCGCAGCCGCATCGATGGGGTGCGCCTTATCATATTCCGCCAATACGCTGATTTTCTTCCGCACCGTTCAGGGCGTCTCCGCAGCATTTCTGATTCCCAGCGCCCTCGCGCTTATCAATAGATACGGCGCCGACTCACCTGAAGCCAGAACGAAAGCCATTGGTTGGTGGATGGCCGCAGGAGGCGTTGCATTAACCGTCGGGCCGCTTATCGGCGCCGCATTCTCGCAGGCCGGGCTGTGGCGGGGAGTCTTCCTCATCAACATCCCCCTTGCCTTGTTTGCCGTGATAACGATAAGAGAGTACGGCAATGATGCTGTCGATGAAAAAAAGGACCGGAGTGAGGCGCATGACTACTGGAATCACGCCATCGCCATCGCAGGTTTATTGGGATGGGCTATCACATTCATACTGTTGACCGCCCGCGAGTATCGTTTAGCGCTCGCCTGCGGGCTCGGCTCCATTGTAGTCACCCTCTTTCTTGTTCACATAGAGAGGAAATTACCCAAGCCAGTATTTTTGAGGATCAGAGATTGGAGTTTCAGATGTAGGCGCATACTGTTGCTCGGCCTGTCGATAAACGCATGCATATACTCCCTGCTTTTGGGGGTATCTCTATTTGGACAGATAGGGCTGGGATTGTCGCCCATTGAGACCGGCCTGCTGCTGGTTCCCTATGCAGTCTTCGTGTCAATCAGCAACGTCGTTGGCGGCCGGGTGGCGGCAAAGTTTGGAGGGCCTTTCTCAATCGCGCTGGGACTGGGCATCGCCTGTGTCGGTTACGCTTTCTTATGCGGCACTCTCCCATCTGCGCCCTATGTCAGCCTTTTATTTGGATCCATCGTCGTCAGCTTGGGCATAGGCGTAGTCGTTACGGCCATGACTGCCAGCTATATGGCCGACCTTCCGAGTCAGGACTCCGGTTCAGGTGCTGCCATGTTAAATGCCGCACGCCAGCTGGGAAGCGCGGTAGGCGTGGCGATTGTCTCGATGCTGTGGACGAATGGCGGGGCGACTGGCATTCAAATAATGACCGGGATTTCAGCCGTGTTATGTGCGATATTCTGTTTCTTGTTCGCCAGAGAGCTACCACCGGCGGAAAAAACTGCAGGCTGGGTTGAGTAA